The genomic stretch TGGACAAAAACAAAGGGTAGTAATTGCCATGGTCATTGCAGCTCAACCTTCAATAATTATTGCTGATGAGCCAACAACTGCACTTGATCCAACTGTGCAATCTTCAGTTTTAGCACTTTTAAATGATATTCGAATTAAACACAATATTTCAATTATTTTTATTTCTCATAACATTTCAATTGTTGCAAAGTTCTGTGATTATATTTATGTGATGTATTCAGGAAAAGTTATTGAAAAAGGAACAAGACAAGACATTTTTACCGATCCAAGGCACCCATATACTTGAGCGCTGATTTCAGCAATTCCGGAAACCTCAAGTGATGAAGCTTTATATACAATTAGTGGAAATCCACCAGATATGAAAAACTTAACATCTGGCGATCCTTTTGCACCAAGAAATGATTTTGCTCTCGCACTTGATTTTGAAAAAGAGCCACCTTTAATTCAAATTTCAAAAACACATTATGCAGCAACTTGATTGCTTCACCCTGAGGCACCAAAAGTGGAATTAAATCAAGAAGTTAAAACTAGAATCAAACTATTTAAGGAAGTTTTATAATGGAAATTGCATTACAAACTAAAAAGTTAGAAAAATATTTTAGTCACAAATCTAATATAGTAAAAGCTGTCGATGGTATTGATATTAGTCTAAAGACCGGTCAGGTTCTAGGTATTATTGGTGAGTCAGGTTCAGGAAAAACAACAATTGGGCGTTGTTTAGTGCGATTATATGAAAATTATGGTGGGCAAGTCCAATTATTAAATGAGGTAATCTCTGGTAAAAAACTTTCCAAAAAGCAAAATTTATTTTTGCGCAAAAATATGCAAATGATTTTCCAAGATCCTTTTTCATCTTTAAATGGACAAAAAAACATCTATGCAATTTTAAAAGAAACCTTAATAATCAACGGAATTATCAAAAATAAGATGGATGATATTTTTGCTGATTGATCAGATGTTGTTTTCCACTTCCAGCATTCATTAGAGGGCAAATATCTTGAAGTTGAAGAGCAAATGTGATTATTTTGAATGGAAAATTTTCAAAAGTTTGCCAAATATTGACAAGAGAGAATTTTAGAAATTAAAAACTTTGATGCAAACAGTTCTATTTTTGCAACTGAATCTAATGTTAATGATTTTTTCAATGAATACTT from Mesomycoplasma conjunctivae encodes the following:
- a CDS encoding ABC transporter ATP-binding protein, which produces MNDKILNVKNLRVKFRTGHREYLEIIRGVNLSIRRGQIIALVGESGSGKSVTSKSLLGINAFAKTTSDAMLIDGIDASKFEKDRQWRTIRGKKIGYIPQDPLVALNPTRTIGKQLLDSLKNDKRFKNKQEKKEYLINLLESFGISEAQARFNSYPHTLSGGQKQRVVIAMVIAAQPSIIIADEPTTALDPTVQSSVLALLNDIRIKHNISIIFISHNISIVAKFCDYIYVMYSGKVIEKGTRQDIFTDPRHPYTWALISAIPETSSDEALYTISGNPPDMKNLTSGDPFAPRNDFALALDFEKEPPLIQISKTHYAATWLLHPEAPKVELNQEVKTRIKLFKEVL